The proteins below are encoded in one region of Leptospiraceae bacterium:
- a CDS encoding response regulator, with amino-acid sequence MQLRSLSYILSIDFGILLLNALLFFAISPILSTENIQTEIPIVFQNESDLLSVGSKTFFLEDQSGILTIEDILKPENQNKFQLNEEKIFVRKPTDSSFWIQLNIKNNTEKDIWIELGSTYLWYIDYYTEENGKYKLTTETGSLRSEENKAYPSNLFLLPLGNDTKEQTVYIRFHTLRPIEIPIQIGTLALLLKSKNKTDYFIAGFVGLMLAMLIYNFFLLLATRDTFYFWYICYGISSLSATLFVNNHPEIFSIFGKTILNTIHRHPFIMINTPFVFIGIFTINFLKLKNYKALYYIFLVTILFYLFVFPVIDFFEIISHNFLVRICQPTTVLCMLMLLATSLYIWLIKKDKNARFYFNGWFWVTIGILCYFFTVNGFIEYNFITRSSTLFGVGIESLMFSLALADRINSMRLMQENIQSENIQLISNQNQILESAVKKRTFELSRTTELLEISNEVAQIGTWEIDLVNDIGYWSKITREIHEVDYERQPDLEESLLFYKEGESRNKIIQAVKQIMTDGTPFNLDLQIITGRGNEKWVNAIGHAEKENGKCIRIFGTFQDISKQKQIEEELANANSFHISILDSLSEHIAVIDSSGIIIAVNAAWKKFASENGSGEKDFIATNYLNICKNASYYPNGEEAGDVTKGILAVLKGEIPEFTIEYPCHSPTKYRWFLMYACPIDFPQKGAVISHFNITDRKLTEIALQSKEDLLKTISDNLPDGALYQLKHSKDGSFHFPYISAGIERLLGVSPKDVLDDAKNLFSLTHREDLERIFIAQRESEKYLTPFEQIHRQYTATRELKWLLLRSMPRRMEDGSTVWDGVVFDITEIKKTREELKIAKEQAEAANRAKSEFLANMSHEIRTPLNGIIGFTELLIKSKLDESQALYMNTVSKSAFLLLDLINDILDFSKIEAGKLELNVEMFNLTELISHSLDIVKIQIKNKPIEIVANLPTDKKIFVMGDEIRLRQILINLLGNAIKFTEKGRIEMNLEILELNSEKENSILRFSVIDTGIGISKENLEKIFEAFSQEDSTITRKYGGTGLGLSISNKLLGLMNSKLELDSEVGKGSKFHFTLKTKLEVKDLEEKENPNTIPFSNKEQDTKKKDFYDNSNFTVLIAEDNEVNTLLTKILVKRFFPSARIIEAVNGKQVVEKFISEKPNLILMDIQMPEMNGYEAAKEIRKLEEKSSTPIIALSAGTSKEDLIECLNCGMNDFISKPILPADFEVILTKWLPKIQLQEVKLDTKLENQNSLEHFNKEKLKARLGVENNEILDQILLLAKKNLPESLHELKTAINSQSFEAVKKIAHKIKGSALSLSFENLGAIALNMEKLSSFDLPKINRLQTEMEEELNYLFSII; translated from the coding sequence ATGCAATTGCGATCCCTTTCTTATATTTTATCGATAGATTTTGGCATCCTATTGTTGAATGCCTTACTGTTTTTTGCTATATCACCTATTTTATCGACTGAAAATATTCAAACAGAAATACCGATTGTATTCCAAAATGAATCAGATTTACTTTCAGTAGGTTCCAAAACTTTTTTTTTAGAAGATCAATCTGGAATATTAACAATCGAAGATATTTTAAAACCGGAAAATCAGAATAAATTTCAGTTAAATGAGGAAAAAATATTTGTTCGTAAACCAACCGATAGTTCCTTTTGGATACAATTAAATATTAAAAACAATACAGAAAAGGATATCTGGATTGAATTAGGTAGCACATATTTATGGTATATAGATTATTACACCGAAGAAAACGGCAAATACAAATTAACCACAGAGACAGGCTCTCTTCGTTCGGAAGAGAACAAAGCTTATCCGAGTAATTTATTTCTATTGCCCCTAGGTAATGATACAAAAGAGCAGACAGTATATATTCGTTTTCACACTTTAAGACCTATTGAAATTCCAATACAAATTGGGACTTTAGCCTTACTTCTAAAATCCAAAAACAAAACAGATTATTTCATTGCAGGATTTGTAGGCTTAATGCTTGCCATGCTTATTTATAATTTCTTTTTACTTTTAGCAACGAGAGATACTTTTTATTTTTGGTATATTTGTTATGGAATATCTTCGTTATCCGCAACTCTCTTCGTAAACAATCATCCGGAAATATTTTCCATTTTTGGAAAAACAATTTTAAATACTATCCATAGACATCCTTTTATAATGATTAACACTCCATTTGTGTTTATTGGCATATTTACAATTAACTTTTTAAAATTAAAAAATTATAAAGCTTTATATTATATCTTCTTAGTTACCATTCTTTTTTATTTGTTCGTTTTTCCAGTGATTGATTTTTTTGAAATTATCTCCCATAATTTCTTAGTACGCATCTGTCAGCCAACAACGGTTTTGTGTATGCTCATGCTACTCGCAACCAGTTTATATATCTGGTTAATAAAAAAAGATAAGAATGCTCGTTTCTATTTCAATGGGTGGTTTTGGGTTACAATTGGAATCCTGTGTTATTTTTTCACAGTCAATGGATTTATAGAATACAATTTCATTACACGCAGTTCTACTCTCTTCGGTGTTGGAATTGAATCTTTAATGTTCTCCCTCGCACTCGCAGACAGAATTAATAGTATGCGCCTGATGCAAGAAAATATTCAGTCAGAAAATATTCAACTTATTTCAAATCAAAACCAAATTCTAGAAAGCGCAGTAAAGAAGCGGACATTCGAACTTAGCCGCACTACAGAATTACTTGAAATATCAAACGAGGTAGCCCAGATTGGAACTTGGGAAATTGATTTAGTAAATGATATTGGATATTGGTCAAAAATCACAAGAGAAATTCATGAAGTGGATTACGAGCGTCAGCCGGACTTAGAAGAAAGCCTTTTATTTTACAAAGAAGGAGAAAGTCGAAATAAAATCATTCAAGCAGTAAAGCAAATAATGACCGACGGAACTCCCTTTAATTTAGATTTACAAATTATAACAGGCAGAGGAAATGAAAAATGGGTCAATGCGATTGGTCACGCAGAAAAGGAAAATGGTAAATGCATTCGTATCTTTGGAACCTTTCAAGATATTTCCAAACAAAAACAAATCGAAGAAGAACTAGCCAACGCAAACTCTTTTCATATCAGCATCCTTGATTCCCTTTCAGAGCATATAGCAGTTATAGATTCCAGTGGTATAATTATAGCGGTTAACGCAGCCTGGAAAAAATTTGCATCCGAAAATGGAAGTGGTGAAAAAGATTTTATAGCAACTAACTATTTAAATATTTGCAAAAATGCCTCTTATTATCCGAACGGAGAAGAAGCGGGAGATGTAACAAAGGGAATCCTCGCAGTATTAAAAGGAGAAATTCCAGAGTTTACTATTGAATATCCGTGCCACTCCCCTACAAAGTATCGCTGGTTTTTAATGTACGCATGTCCCATAGACTTTCCACAAAAAGGTGCAGTGATTTCTCATTTTAATATAACGGATAGAAAGTTAACAGAAATTGCTTTGCAATCCAAGGAAGATCTTTTAAAGACAATCAGTGATAATTTACCCGATGGCGCTTTATATCAATTAAAGCATTCTAAAGATGGATCATTTCATTTTCCTTATATAAGTGCCGGTATAGAGCGATTACTTGGTGTTAGCCCTAAAGACGTATTAGATGATGCAAAGAATCTATTTAGCCTTACTCATCGAGAAGATTTAGAACGTATATTTATTGCCCAAAGAGAATCAGAAAAGTATCTAACTCCGTTTGAGCAAATTCATAGACAATATACAGCAACAAGAGAATTAAAATGGCTATTATTGCGCTCAATGCCTAGAAGAATGGAAGATGGATCGACAGTCTGGGATGGAGTAGTCTTTGACATCACAGAGATAAAGAAAACGAGAGAAGAATTAAAAATTGCAAAAGAACAGGCAGAAGCGGCTAATCGTGCTAAGTCGGAATTTCTAGCAAATATGAGTCACGAGATTAGAACTCCCCTGAACGGAATCATTGGATTTACAGAGCTATTGATTAAATCAAAATTAGATGAAAGCCAGGCACTGTATATGAATACAGTGAGCAAATCAGCTTTTCTACTTTTAGATCTTATCAATGATATACTGGATTTTTCAAAAATTGAAGCGGGAAAATTAGAACTAAATGTAGAAATGTTTAACTTAACCGAGCTGATTTCTCATTCTCTAGACATTGTAAAAATTCAAATCAAAAATAAACCAATCGAGATAGTTGCAAATCTACCAACAGATAAAAAAATATTTGTAATGGGAGATGAGATCCGCTTACGGCAAATACTGATTAACCTTTTAGGGAATGCAATCAAATTTACTGAAAAAGGTAGAATTGAAATGAATCTTGAAATTCTCGAACTAAATTCAGAGAAGGAAAATTCTATTCTTCGCTTCTCAGTAATAGATACCGGGATTGGAATTTCAAAGGAAAATCTAGAAAAGATATTTGAAGCATTTTCACAGGAAGATTCCACGATCACTCGGAAATATGGCGGAACGGGTCTCGGACTTAGTATTTCAAATAAACTCCTAGGACTAATGAATTCTAAATTAGAATTGGATAGTGAAGTGGGCAAAGGTAGTAAATTTCATTTTACACTTAAAACAAAGCTGGAAGTTAAAGACTTAGAAGAAAAGGAAAATCCAAACACAATTCCATTTTCTAACAAGGAACAAGATACTAAAAAGAAAGATTTTTACGACAATTCAAATTTTACAGTTTTAATTGCAGAAGACAATGAAGTAAATACTCTTTTAACAAAGATTCTCGTGAAGAGATTTTTTCCTTCTGCTAGAATTATAGAAGCGGTTAATGGCAAACAAGTGGTAGAGAAATTTATTTCAGAAAAGCCAAACCTGATTCTAATGGATATCCAGATGCCAGAAATGAACGGATATGAAGCAGCAAAAGAAATTAGAAAATTAGAAGAAAAATCTTCTACTCCAATCATTGCCCTTAGTGCAGGAACTAGCAAGGAAGATTTAATAGAATGTTTAAATTGTGGAATGAATGACTTTATCAGCAAACCAATATTACCCGCAGACTTTGAAGTAATTCTTACTAAATGGCTTCCTAAAATTCAATTGCAAGAAGTAAAATTGGATACCAAATTAGAAAACCAAAACTCATTAGAGCATTTTAATAAAGAAAAATTAAAAGCAAGACTCGGTGTAGAAAATAATGAAATATTAGATCAAATCCTTTTATTGGCTAAGAAGAATTTACCCGAAAGTCTACATGAATTAAAAACGGCAATTAACTCCCAAAGCTTTGAAGCGGTAAAAAAAATTGCCCATAAAATAAAAGGCTCTGCTCTAAGCTTATCTTTTGAAAACCTCGGTGCCATCGCCTTAAATATGGAAAAGCTCTCAAGCTTTGACTTGCCCAAAATCAATCGCCTACAAACCGAAATGGAAGAAGAACTAAATTATTTATTTTCAATAATTTAA
- a CDS encoding transposase — MVNWHLPIERYGNYINSLIQNGELKISETIRMYGKVAPLPFGKQIQMDFGQYKFKSGLKVYIFATLLSASRYKYVSFQDRPFRGKDIIDHLINCFEYFGGQPEELVIDQDAALVASENHGDILYKEFFSFQKK, encoded by the coding sequence TTGGTAAATTGGCATTTACCGATCGAACGTTACGGAAATTACATCAATTCATTAATTCAGAATGGCGAATTAAAAATTTCCGAGACAATAAGGATGTATGGAAAAGTTGCACCTTTACCGTTTGGAAAACAGATACAGATGGATTTTGGTCAATACAAATTTAAATCAGGTTTAAAAGTATATATATTTGCCACACTATTATCCGCAAGTAGGTATAAATATGTTTCATTTCAAGACAGACCATTTCGTGGAAAAGATATAATCGATCATCTAATTAATTGTTTTGAATACTTTGGAGGTCAACCAGAAGAGTTAGTAATCGATCAAGATGCTGCGTTAGTTGCATCTGAAAATCATGGAGACATTCTATATAAAGAATTTTTCTCATTTCAGAAGAAATGA